One genomic region from Flagellimonas oceani encodes:
- a CDS encoding SusC/RagA family TonB-linked outer membrane protein, whose amino-acid sequence MKIIRINANRFSLFLIINMLLALWPSETLEAAMAPPPQAMVTGTVTDSDGNPLVGVSIQVEATQRGTITDLDGSFTIQANPDDTLYFSIIGFKPLTVGIKGRNVVNVQMEEDVTQLREVVLNAGYYTVSEKERTGNIATIKAETMEKQPVGNPLAAMQGQLSGINIVQNTGVPGGGFEVEVRGRNFINGVSDPLYIIDGVPFGSQSLGSGSVSGGILGGNISPLNAIDPTTIESIEVLKDADATAIYGSRGANGVVLITTKRGKAGRTTFSANLSTTLGQVSNFLELMNTQQYLEIRREGIINDGFGDFLNDPNFDLFFPDLKSWDNSRYTDWQKVLIGGTSYRNNAQLSVSGGNERTSFLISGGYLKETTVFPRDSNYKKATVQSKVNHRSENDRFQIDLSTIYSNERNRLPQRDFTGLAYTLEPNAPEIYDEEGRLNWENNTWNNPFAALEEDYVSKVNTLIANALVSYKLLPNLELRTSLGYNTYRLDSYRTLPSSARNPSLGLTPENYSSITTNVSQRDSWIVEPQLQWKQKWSRTALDVLIGTTLQQQTTEGFVQRGIGFPNEDLIFNLSAAETLEVLTDTESEYNYNAVFGRVNLKVMGRYILNLTGRRDGSSRFGPGRQFGNFGAVGLAWLFSEESLFGDNSILSFGKLRGSYGTTGSDNVGDYRFLDTYSVTGFDYNGISILEPTGIFNPLFGWESNRKLEAALEFGFFNDRILLNTSWYRNRSSDQLVGIPLAATTGFSELTGNFDATVENSGVEVDLRTINLRNGKLKWSTRVNLTVPRNKLLRFDGLESSPFANRYEIGKPLTIVKLYNALGVDPETGLYTFEDYNGDGNISSLEDRQFIEDRAPRFYGGLGNTLTYGKLSLDVFFQFKKQKAFDQLAFGTTPGFRGNAPVELLDRWQEVGDMAPIQRASGGLAPDVDRGTFQQLSNAAFSDASFVRLRNISLNYGLGRLDNGMQVNVYLQGQNLWTWTKYWGPDPEQPSNVRLPQLRQITLGLHVDF is encoded by the coding sequence ATGAAGATAATACGGATAAATGCGAACAGATTTTCCCTGTTCCTAATCATTAACATGCTGCTGGCCCTTTGGCCATCAGAAACCTTGGAGGCTGCCATGGCCCCACCTCCCCAAGCTATGGTCACCGGCACCGTTACGGACTCTGATGGAAACCCTCTCGTCGGGGTAAGCATCCAAGTAGAGGCCACCCAACGGGGCACAATCACCGACCTTGATGGCTCCTTTACCATTCAAGCCAATCCTGACGATACCTTGTACTTTTCAATCATTGGTTTTAAACCTTTGACTGTTGGCATCAAGGGAAGGAATGTGGTCAACGTCCAAATGGAGGAAGATGTCACCCAATTGAGGGAAGTAGTTCTCAATGCGGGCTATTACACCGTATCCGAAAAGGAACGTACGGGCAACATCGCCACCATCAAGGCCGAGACCATGGAGAAACAGCCCGTGGGCAACCCCTTGGCTGCCATGCAGGGACAACTTTCAGGGATCAATATCGTCCAAAATACGGGTGTCCCCGGTGGAGGATTCGAGGTCGAGGTACGGGGCAGGAACTTCATCAATGGGGTCAGCGACCCGCTCTACATTATCGATGGCGTACCCTTTGGCTCCCAGTCCCTAGGTTCCGGCAGTGTCTCGGGTGGGATTCTGGGAGGAAACATCAGTCCGCTCAATGCCATCGACCCTACAACCATAGAAAGTATCGAGGTATTGAAGGATGCCGATGCCACGGCCATCTATGGGTCGAGGGGAGCCAATGGGGTAGTACTGATCACCACGAAGCGTGGAAAAGCGGGCAGGACAACCTTCAGTGCCAACCTCAGTACCACCTTGGGCCAGGTTTCCAATTTTTTGGAACTGATGAACACCCAACAATATTTGGAAATCCGAAGGGAAGGCATTATCAATGACGGTTTCGGGGACTTTTTGAACGACCCCAATTTTGATCTGTTCTTTCCGGACCTCAAAAGCTGGGACAATTCACGATATACGGATTGGCAGAAGGTGCTCATTGGCGGTACGTCCTATCGCAACAATGCCCAGCTTTCGGTATCAGGGGGCAATGAACGGACCAGCTTCTTGATCAGCGGCGGCTATTTAAAGGAAACCACGGTATTCCCCAGGGACAGCAATTATAAAAAGGCAACGGTACAGAGCAAGGTGAACCACCGCTCGGAGAACGACCGTTTCCAGATCGACCTGTCCACCATCTATTCCAATGAACGAAACCGATTGCCACAGCGGGATTTCACGGGACTGGCCTATACCTTGGAGCCCAATGCCCCAGAAATCTATGATGAAGAGGGACGGTTGAACTGGGAAAACAACACTTGGAACAACCCCTTTGCCGCTCTGGAGGAGGACTATGTCTCCAAGGTGAATACACTAATTGCCAATGCCTTGGTTTCCTATAAGCTATTGCCCAACTTGGAACTAAGAACCAGTCTGGGCTACAATACCTATCGCTTGGATTCCTACCGGACCCTGCCCAGCAGTGCACGTAACCCGAGTTTGGGACTGACCCCTGAGAACTATTCCTCGATTACCACCAACGTTTCCCAACGGGACTCATGGATTGTGGAACCCCAACTCCAGTGGAAACAAAAGTGGAGCAGGACAGCCCTGGATGTATTGATAGGGACCACCTTACAACAACAGACCACCGAGGGTTTTGTGCAGCGTGGGATAGGTTTTCCCAATGAGGATTTGATCTTTAACCTATCCGCTGCCGAAACCTTGGAAGTGCTGACGGATACGGAAAGTGAGTACAACTACAATGCGGTCTTCGGTCGGGTGAACCTCAAGGTGATGGGCCGTTACATTCTCAATCTGACCGGTCGTAGGGACGGTTCCTCCCGTTTTGGTCCCGGCCGGCAGTTTGGGAACTTTGGGGCCGTGGGTCTGGCCTGGCTCTTTAGTGAGGAATCCCTTTTTGGGGACAATTCGATATTGAGCTTTGGAAAATTGAGAGGTAGTTATGGAACCACGGGCAGTGACAATGTCGGTGATTACCGGTTCTTGGATACCTATAGCGTAACCGGATTTGATTATAATGGGATTTCCATATTGGAACCCACGGGCATTTTTAATCCACTTTTTGGATGGGAATCCAACCGTAAGCTGGAGGCAGCGTTGGAGTTCGGTTTTTTCAATGACCGCATATTGCTAAACACCTCATGGTACCGCAATCGTAGTTCCGATCAGTTGGTCGGCATCCCCTTGGCGGCCACCACCGGTTTTTCCGAATTGACAGGCAACTTTGATGCGACCGTTGAGAATTCTGGGGTAGAGGTGGACCTTCGTACCATCAATCTGAGAAATGGCAAATTAAAGTGGTCCACAAGGGTCAACCTTACGGTGCCGAGGAACAAATTATTGCGCTTCGACGGTCTGGAATCTTCTCCCTTTGCCAATCGCTATGAGATCGGCAAGCCACTGACCATTGTCAAGCTCTACAATGCCCTTGGCGTGGATCCGGAGACGGGCCTCTACACCTTTGAGGACTACAATGGGGATGGGAATATCAGTAGTCTGGAGGACCGACAGTTCATAGAGGACCGGGCCCCGCGTTTCTATGGCGGGTTGGGCAATACCCTTACCTATGGCAAACTATCCTTGGATGTATTCTTCCAGTTCAAAAAGCAGAAAGCTTTTGACCAATTGGCCTTTGGTACTACCCCAGGCTTTCGTGGGAACGCCCCGGTCGAACTCTTGGACCGTTGGCAAGAAGTTGGGGATATGGCCCCCATTCAAAGAGCTTCTGGGGGACTCGCCCCGGATGTGGACCGCGGGACCTTCCAGCAATTGAGCAATGCCGCATTTTCCGATGCCTCCTTTGTTCGTTTGCGGAACATTTCCCTGAACTATGGGCTGGGCCGGTTGGATAATGGCATGCAGGTGAATGTTTACCTACAGGGACAGAACCTATGGACTTGGACCAAGTATTGGGGACCTGACCCTGAACAACCTTCCAACGTTAGACTGCCACAACTGCGGCAGATCACCCTTGGACTGCATGTAGACTTTTAA
- a CDS encoding helix-turn-helix domain-containing protein: protein MSNVNVKICSYITNEWLLPWIKEGKTQSSFAINHNIDESTVRKIKGRNEYRIPVETLNRICEAKGIKLSEFFKIAGL, encoded by the coding sequence ATGTCAAATGTAAATGTGAAAATATGTAGCTATATAACCAATGAATGGTTACTTCCTTGGATAAAGGAAGGAAAGACTCAGAGTTCTTTTGCTATTAATCACAACATTGATGAAAGTACCGTAAGGAAAATTAAAGGCAGAAATGAATATAGAATACCGGTGGAAACACTAAATAGAATTTGTGAAGCGAAGGGTATAAAACTTAGTGAGTTTTTTAAAATAGCTGGACTTTAG
- a CDS encoding ImmA/IrrE family metallo-endopeptidase has product MSNTTSKFAKDYLQKRGYAKAGPKISRIKGTPDIYVNWKHKSVLELLTEDKEFEDPIEIIIKRSRNLVLKAFNAGWVGPPFNMSHLASLMGYKVTPNELISEARIIPENDSFIIEYNPFQSTARTNFSIAHEIAHTLFTDCADTIRYRKNHLESGSWELEFLCNIGASELLLPYAEFTTTANSIDPTISNIISLARDYQASVESVFLRLCTVVDYPCTVAICSYNREGELIVSYSQKSKESNLVLEKGSKIDFNSSAYECKRPGWTSYGVESWEEFNGEEFNVESVGLSPIRKQLVPRVGILISPSKFVKKRNKGIYLVSGDATEPRGDNKKIIVQIVNNHAGVGFGFGKALAKKYKETKSSLQNWKKDKNNFKLGETNLVRVDFDIIVFQILAQDGLYPKDGNIPLKYSSLRDGLISLRKYIEQNPDYTVHMPPIGSGQAKGNWNIIKGIIYDELASYGINVTIYFLPNNNVPPPNINQSLILKEVDEE; this is encoded by the coding sequence ATGAGTAATACCACTTCAAAATTTGCCAAAGATTATTTGCAAAAGAGAGGGTATGCCAAAGCTGGTCCAAAGATTTCAAGAATCAAAGGAACTCCAGACATATATGTCAATTGGAAACACAAATCGGTGTTGGAATTATTAACAGAGGATAAGGAATTTGAGGATCCTATTGAAATAATAATAAAAAGAAGTAGAAATTTAGTCCTTAAAGCTTTCAACGCTGGGTGGGTTGGACCGCCTTTCAATATGTCACATCTTGCTTCTCTGATGGGGTATAAGGTTACCCCAAACGAGTTAATCTCTGAAGCAAGAATTATCCCTGAAAATGACTCCTTTATTATTGAATACAATCCTTTTCAGAGCACCGCTAGAACCAATTTTTCCATCGCACATGAAATAGCACATACACTTTTTACTGATTGTGCTGACACTATCCGATACAGGAAAAACCACTTGGAAAGTGGTTCTTGGGAGTTAGAATTTTTGTGTAACATTGGAGCTTCAGAACTCTTGCTCCCCTACGCCGAATTTACAACAACTGCAAATTCAATAGACCCCACAATTTCCAATATCATTTCACTAGCGCGTGATTATCAAGCTTCTGTAGAGTCAGTCTTCCTAAGATTATGCACAGTAGTCGATTACCCCTGTACAGTGGCTATTTGTTCATACAATAGAGAAGGAGAATTAATTGTTAGCTATTCCCAAAAATCTAAAGAATCTAATCTAGTTCTTGAGAAAGGTAGCAAAATTGACTTTAATTCCAGTGCATATGAATGTAAAAGACCCGGTTGGACTTCTTATGGAGTTGAGTCATGGGAAGAATTTAATGGAGAGGAATTCAATGTCGAGTCAGTTGGTTTATCGCCAATTCGCAAACAATTAGTCCCCAGAGTTGGCATTTTAATTAGTCCCAGTAAGTTTGTCAAAAAAAGAAATAAAGGAATATATCTTGTTTCAGGCGATGCAACAGAACCTAGAGGCGATAATAAAAAAATTATTGTCCAAATTGTTAACAATCATGCAGGCGTCGGTTTTGGGTTTGGGAAAGCTCTGGCTAAGAAATACAAAGAAACAAAGAGTAGCCTTCAAAATTGGAAGAAAGATAAGAACAATTTCAAGTTAGGTGAAACCAACCTCGTAAGAGTAGATTTTGACATTATTGTTTTTCAAATCTTAGCGCAAGATGGCCTATATCCAAAAGATGGAAATATTCCTCTAAAATATTCCAGTTTAAGAGACGGCCTTATTAGTTTAAGAAAATATATAGAACAAAACCCTGATTATACGGTACATATGCCTCCAATAGGTTCTGGTCAAGCCAAAGGAAATTGGAACATAATTAAAGGGATAATCTATGACGAATTAGCTTCCTATGGTATAAATGTCACAATTTATTTTCTACCTAACAATAATGTCCCCCCACCCAATATAAACCAATCTTTAATTTTAAAGGAGGTGGATGAGGAATAG
- a CDS encoding adenylosuccinate synthetase, with amino-acid sequence MRNRKIIIIISGEIACGKSSICQGLEKHHFFKQFSTRKVLEDCYAAENGGIIPEDRSLLQQFGEAKDKNTDGSWVLDQLHDSLIPENRIIIDSARISPQIAAFRRAYGDAVCHIHLKCPRDIRLKRFVERGRASDKFKTYEEAVEKFEFYSKDKTEMQVKDLEKISDLVVHTEDTAIPDDHVVRISAFLRILPNIHTENVDVVVGGQFGSEGKGQIAAYLAPEYSCLVRVGGPNAGHKVYNNPSPDVFHIIPSGANKNKDSVLVIGPGAVISVEVLLKEIKKFEVTPDRLVIDENATIISNDDIRIEEELDKIGSTKQGVGAATANNLFINRLNADDSFKARNQNQLKAFIGSASKVYEEMNLKNKKILLEGTQGTFLSIHHGLYPYVTSRETTAGGCLAEAGLGFGKVRKVVMVVRRYPIRVQNPEGGSSGEFMSREITLEAISKRSGYPLSEMQKIEKTSTTKKNRRIAEFNWRLFRKACELNTPTDIAFTFSDYISYENQNARRYNQLTPETMRFIEELERCAEVPVSLIATRFSYRSIIDKRNWI; translated from the coding sequence ATGAGGAATAGAAAAATAATTATAATTATTAGTGGGGAAATTGCCTGCGGTAAAAGTTCAATTTGCCAGGGGTTAGAAAAACATCATTTTTTCAAACAATTTAGCACGCGCAAAGTTTTGGAAGATTGTTATGCGGCAGAAAATGGGGGCATTATACCCGAGGACCGAAGTCTTTTACAACAGTTCGGTGAGGCAAAGGACAAAAACACGGATGGTTCTTGGGTTCTTGACCAACTTCACGACAGTTTAATCCCAGAAAATAGAATAATTATTGATAGCGCAAGAATATCACCACAAATCGCTGCTTTTCGAAGAGCTTATGGTGATGCGGTTTGTCACATTCATTTGAAATGTCCAAGAGATATAAGGCTAAAGAGATTCGTTGAAAGAGGAAGAGCAAGTGATAAGTTCAAAACTTATGAGGAGGCAGTTGAAAAATTTGAATTCTATTCAAAGGATAAAACGGAAATGCAGGTAAAAGACTTAGAAAAAATAAGTGATTTAGTTGTTCATACAGAAGACACTGCAATTCCGGATGATCATGTTGTTAGAATCTCTGCTTTTTTGAGAATTCTACCCAACATACATACAGAAAATGTTGATGTAGTTGTCGGTGGTCAGTTTGGCTCAGAAGGTAAAGGACAAATAGCAGCATATTTGGCGCCAGAATACTCTTGCTTAGTAAGAGTTGGTGGCCCAAATGCAGGCCATAAAGTATATAATAATCCGTCACCCGATGTTTTCCATATAATACCTTCCGGTGCAAATAAGAATAAAGACTCTGTCTTGGTCATTGGGCCTGGAGCTGTAATAAGTGTGGAGGTCTTATTAAAAGAAATAAAGAAATTCGAAGTAACTCCCGATAGACTTGTAATTGATGAAAATGCGACAATTATCTCCAACGATGATATACGAATCGAAGAGGAATTGGATAAAATCGGCTCTACCAAACAAGGTGTTGGTGCAGCTACTGCAAACAACTTGTTCATTAACAGATTAAATGCAGATGACTCATTTAAAGCTCGAAACCAAAATCAGTTAAAAGCATTTATTGGAAGTGCCAGTAAGGTTTATGAAGAGATGAATCTTAAAAACAAAAAAATACTTCTTGAGGGAACTCAAGGTACATTCTTAAGTATTCATCATGGATTATATCCCTATGTAACCTCCAGAGAAACAACAGCAGGAGGGTGTCTGGCTGAAGCTGGGCTTGGATTTGGGAAGGTTCGAAAAGTAGTAATGGTCGTCAGGAGGTATCCTATTAGAGTACAAAACCCAGAAGGTGGAAGCTCGGGAGAATTTATGAGTAGGGAAATAACACTAGAAGCAATTTCAAAAAGGTCTGGTTATCCACTCTCAGAAATGCAAAAAATTGAGAAGACGTCTACAACTAAAAAAAATCGTAGAATAGCTGAATTCAACTGGCGTTTGTTTCGAAAAGCTTGCGAACTAAATACGCCTACAGATATTGCATTTACTTTTTCTGACTATATAAGTTATGAAAATCAAAATGCTCGCCGATATAATCAATTAACCCCAGAAACCATGAGATTTATAGAAGAGCTTGAAAGGTGTGCTGAGGTTCCTGTGAGCCTTATTGCAACACGATTCTCTTATAGATCAATCATTGATAAAAGAAACTGGATTTAA
- a CDS encoding DUF7002 family protein yields MELDILLNKIPYVYHLTASNNIPHISKSRLLHSTTTLVNASQLSPDEKNEFVRNRRPNHVIINVDGASIAIRDQAPISIKSLNKCLQNGASARDFIKLLNDRVFFWPSIKRLNTHFTRYSHEGPRILRVPLEDLIDANEDILLCHLNSGATRCHPKWGGAPPPRDLNTFKTVEDYNEGIGRLAEITVIDTCIIPESAMISSNPNGPWIDFE; encoded by the coding sequence ATGGAATTAGATATTTTACTGAACAAAATACCATACGTTTATCATTTGACAGCGTCAAATAACATTCCCCATATAAGCAAATCAAGATTGTTACATAGCACAACCACTCTTGTAAACGCCTCTCAATTGAGTCCGGATGAGAAAAATGAATTCGTACGAAATAGAAGACCAAATCATGTTATAATAAATGTCGACGGAGCATCAATCGCAATTCGAGATCAAGCTCCTATTAGCATAAAAAGTCTTAATAAGTGTTTGCAAAACGGGGCTTCCGCAAGAGACTTTATTAAGCTGTTAAATGATCGAGTCTTTTTCTGGCCTTCAATTAAAAGACTTAATACTCATTTTACCAGATATTCCCATGAAGGTCCAAGAATTTTGAGAGTGCCCTTAGAGGATTTAATTGACGCTAACGAAGATATTTTACTTTGTCATTTGAATTCTGGGGCCACAAGATGTCATCCAAAATGGGGTGGGGCGCCTCCGCCACGAGACTTGAACACTTTTAAAACCGTAGAAGACTATAATGAAGGTATAGGCAGACTTGCAGAAATAACAGTTATAGATACTTGTATAATTCCAGAGTCAGCTATGATTTCCTCGAACCCTAATGGTCCATGGATAGATTTTGAATGA
- the mce gene encoding methylmalonyl-CoA epimerase, translated as MDKIEHIGIAVKDLAASNALFEKLLGVPHYKIEEVASEGVKTSFFQSGPNKIELLEATQPDSPIAKYLEKKGEGIHHIAFAVEDIVSEIERLKGEGFVVLNETPKKGADNKLVAFLHPKGTNGVLVELCQEIKEA; from the coding sequence ATGGACAAAATTGAACACATCGGGATTGCGGTCAAAGACTTGGCTGCATCCAATGCATTGTTTGAAAAGTTGTTGGGCGTGCCACACTATAAAATCGAGGAAGTCGCTTCGGAGGGAGTAAAGACTTCTTTCTTTCAATCGGGCCCTAACAAAATAGAGTTGTTGGAAGCGACCCAACCAGACAGTCCCATTGCCAAATATTTGGAGAAAAAGGGGGAGGGCATTCACCATATTGCCTTTGCCGTGGAGGATATTGTCTCAGAAATTGAACGTTTGAAGGGCGAGGGCTTTGTGGTTTTGAACGAAACACCCAAAAAAGGGGCGGACAACAAACTAGTGGCATTTTTGCACCCAAAGGGCACAAATGGCGTGCTGGTGGAGCTTTGCCAAGAAATAAAAGAAGCCTAG
- the rbfA gene encoding 30S ribosome-binding factor RbfA — translation MEETQRQKKIAGIIQQDLADILQRAATDGGLKGTLISVSKVSVTVDLSLAKVYVSIFPNKGAKELLEGIKENQVAIRYELAQRTKHQLRRVPELNFYLDDSLEYIEGIEKSLKREENPIENRDLLDKRKKS, via the coding sequence ATGGAGGAAACACAAAGACAGAAAAAAATAGCGGGAATCATTCAACAAGACCTGGCCGATATCTTACAACGGGCCGCTACCGATGGTGGCCTTAAGGGAACCTTGATTTCCGTCTCCAAGGTTTCCGTGACCGTAGATCTATCCTTGGCCAAGGTATATGTGAGCATTTTTCCAAACAAGGGTGCCAAAGAACTGTTGGAAGGCATCAAAGAGAACCAAGTGGCCATCCGTTACGAACTGGCCCAGCGTACCAAGCACCAACTTAGGCGTGTGCCCGAGCTCAATTTTTATCTTGATGATTCCTTGGAATACATCGAAGGGATTGAAAAATCATTGAAAAGAGAAGAAAACCCTATCGAGAACAGGGACCTGCTCGACAAACGTAAGAAATCCTGA
- a CDS encoding ABC transporter permease has translation MNFPLYIAKRYLRSKSSQNAVNIINFITFLVIVIGSAALFIVLSAFAGLKTFSLSFSNTFDPDLKASPTIGKHFTVSADEEAQLGQIDGLANFSKELEERAYLTYKEKSTIAYIKGVDENYRAVTGVDSTLIFGNWGPDVHNGVIGIGIYNLLGVPMNNRTAMEVLVPKPGEGSFSQPGFNPKPYDDLALVVSGVYAVEESLDKKYVFTRLPLVQELLQKDSTEVSGINFKLMENASPEDIRNSIVGVLGDKVSVLTRREQNTSLYRMLNTENLATYLIFTLVLIIALFNVVGAIIMMILDKQQNSKTLFSLGTTIKELRRIYFIQGVLVTSFGGLIGVLIGSLLIGSQLAFGWLKITPSLAYPVEFNVINLLIVIGTIVVLGVISSKIASSRITQKLISA, from the coding sequence TTGAACTTTCCGCTTTATATCGCAAAACGTTATTTACGGTCCAAAAGCAGCCAAAACGCGGTAAATATCATCAATTTCATCACTTTTTTAGTGATTGTGATAGGTTCCGCGGCCCTTTTTATCGTGCTTTCCGCTTTTGCAGGTTTAAAGACGTTCAGCCTTTCCTTTTCCAATACCTTTGATCCCGATTTGAAGGCTTCACCCACGATTGGCAAACATTTTACAGTTTCTGCAGATGAAGAAGCCCAACTAGGTCAAATTGATGGACTGGCCAACTTTTCCAAAGAACTGGAAGAGCGGGCCTATCTTACCTACAAGGAAAAAAGCACCATCGCCTACATTAAAGGGGTTGATGAAAACTACAGAGCCGTTACAGGGGTGGACAGCACCCTTATTTTTGGAAATTGGGGCCCCGATGTCCACAATGGGGTTATCGGAATTGGTATCTACAATTTACTGGGTGTTCCGATGAACAACAGGACCGCCATGGAAGTTTTGGTGCCCAAGCCCGGCGAGGGCTCTTTTTCGCAACCTGGATTCAACCCGAAACCTTATGACGACCTTGCTTTGGTGGTAAGCGGCGTTTATGCCGTGGAGGAATCTTTGGATAAAAAATATGTTTTTACACGACTTCCTTTGGTTCAAGAGCTATTGCAGAAAGATAGCACCGAAGTCTCAGGCATCAATTTTAAATTGATGGAAAATGCCTCGCCAGAGGATATTAGGAACTCCATTGTTGGGGTTTTGGGCGATAAAGTTTCCGTTTTGACGCGTAGGGAACAAAACACCTCGCTCTACCGGATGCTGAACACCGAAAACTTGGCAACTTATTTGATTTTTACCCTCGTTTTGATCATCGCCCTATTCAATGTTGTCGGGGCCATTATTATGATGATTTTGGACAAACAGCAGAACTCCAAAACCTTGTTCAGCTTGGGTACAACGATAAAAGAATTGCGACGCATATATTTTATCCAAGGCGTATTGGTCACCTCTTTCGGTGGATTGATAGGTGTTTTGATCGGTTCGCTGTTGATTGGTTCCCAATTGGCGTTTGGGTGGTTGAAGATTACACCGTCATTAGCTTATCCCGTGGAATTCAATGTTATCAACTTGTTGATTGTAATCGGGACGATTGTGGTTTTGGGGGTTATCTCTTCAAAAATTGCAAGCAGCCGAATCACCCAAAAATTGATTTCCGCTTAA
- the dusB gene encoding tRNA dihydrouridine synthase DusB, with protein sequence MPKIGNIELPDFPLLLAPMEDVSDPPFRKLCKEQGADVVYTEFISSEGLIRDAAKSVIKLDIYEKERPVGIQIFGAELDSMLQAVDIVEKSNPDIIDINFGCPVKKVVCKNAGAGILRDIPLMVKLTEEIVKRTKLPVTVKTRLGWDQSTIKIVEVAERLQDVGIEAISIHGRTRVQMYKGEADWKSIAEVKNNQRMHIPVFGNGDVDTPEAAVKMRDEYGLDGAMIGRASIGYPWFFNEVKHYIKTGEHIAPPTMQERVEAARRHLQMAIDWKGEKLGVFETRRHYTNYFKGIPHFKEYRMKMVTSDDAADVFAAFDEVQEKFGDFQFA encoded by the coding sequence TTGCCAAAAATTGGAAACATAGAACTCCCTGATTTCCCGCTTCTTCTAGCTCCGATGGAAGATGTGAGCGACCCGCCTTTTCGTAAACTGTGCAAGGAGCAGGGCGCCGATGTGGTCTATACCGAGTTTATTTCTTCCGAAGGACTGATCAGGGATGCCGCCAAAAGTGTCATCAAACTGGACATTTACGAAAAAGAGCGCCCTGTGGGCATTCAAATTTTTGGTGCCGAATTGGATTCTATGCTCCAGGCAGTGGATATTGTTGAAAAATCGAACCCCGATATCATTGATATCAATTTTGGCTGTCCCGTTAAAAAAGTGGTCTGCAAAAATGCAGGGGCCGGTATTCTGCGCGATATTCCGTTGATGGTGAAATTGACCGAAGAAATCGTGAAGCGCACCAAACTGCCCGTTACCGTGAAAACGCGTTTGGGGTGGGACCAAAGTACCATCAAAATTGTTGAGGTGGCAGAACGATTGCAGGATGTGGGTATCGAGGCCATTTCCATTCACGGACGTACCCGTGTGCAGATGTACAAGGGCGAGGCCGATTGGAAATCCATTGCCGAGGTGAAAAACAACCAGCGGATGCATATTCCCGTGTTCGGAAACGGCGATGTGGACACGCCCGAAGCTGCCGTAAAAATGCGAGATGAATACGGATTGGATGGCGCTATGATCGGTAGGGCAAGCATTGGGTATCCTTGGTTTTTTAACGAAGTGAAACACTACATAAAAACGGGTGAACACATAGCTCCGCCAACAATGCAGGAACGTGTGGAGGCCGCTCGTAGGCATCTGCAAATGGCCATTGATTGGAAAGGTGAAAAACTGGGCGTTTTTGAAACCCGAAGGCATTATACCAACTATTTTAAAGGCATTCCGCACTTTAAAGAATACCGTATGAAAATGGTGACCAGCGATGACGCTGCAGATGTTTTTGCCGCTTTTGATGAGGTACAGGAAAAATTCGGGGATTTTCAGTTTGCTTAA